The bacterium nucleotide sequence AGAAGTTTTTCTTCAAGGGATTATCTGTGGCAAATGAAAGGCGAAAAGATGAAATTGGAGCGGAAGGGAGAAACGCAGCAAGAATCCAAAACAATTGCTTCATTTGATGGAGAGAAATTTTTTCGTTTCATTTATTATGAAGAACTTATGCAAGGTCAGAGGGAAGTCCAGAGCTCAAAGAAATATAAGCCCGGAGATGTTGTGCAAGTTCACATTTATGGTGAGCCAACACCTCTTCCCGATGCTTATGTGGGTGATATTTATGTTCCCCTTGGTTATCTCGGCCTGGGTATAAATAAGGAAAAGATTGCCGCTCTCCTTGAAGAAAGCAAGACATCTTTGGTTGGAAAAGAAAATATAGCTGGCGATTTATGTTATATCATAGAAGTGATAAAAGATGAGGAATTTCAGACTTCTAAAGGTGCGAAAACCGTTTTTCGGTGGAGATGGAGGCTTCGGATTGACCCGAACTTAAGCTGGAGCATACTTCGGCGCGTTGATTATGCCCCCGATGGAAGAGTTGTTTATACATTGGAATTTGAAGATTTTAAAAGCTATGCCGAGGGAATTTTTCTTCCGACTAAAGCAACTTCCACCCTGTATTTTTACGATGAGGTAATAAAGAAGAACCTTCCAATTTCCAAGAAAAAATTTGTTGTTAATGAATGCAAAATCAATCAAGATATTCCTGACCAGGTTTTTTCCCCTCAAATTCCTGATGGTGTTCTGGTTTGGGATGCCCGAGTAGATGAGGTTTATGTAGCGGGTCAGAAACAACCTACTGATGAAGACATCTTGTATGTTGCCGAGGCAGCGAGGAGTTTCAGAAACGGGGAAATGGGTTTGGAGGAGATAGAAAAGAACTTTGGTCCCCAAAAGGGGCAGAGGTCGTATAAAAATTGTGGTCCCAACGCCCTCCTTGCCATATGCGGGATTTTGGGGGTAAAGACGAGCTCAAAAGAGATAGCACAGCTTGCAGGCGCTGATGAGAAAGGTTTTACCTCTATGGCTGGTTTGAAGAAGGCAGCTGAGGCGCTGGGCTTGAAGGTGGAAGGCTTGGATATAACGATTGATGATTTGAGGAAATCAAACAAGCTCGCAATAGCCTTCATTCCTCCCAACCATTATATAGTAGTTGTTGGTTTCGCTGATGATAAAGTCGTGCTCATAGACCCTCCCACCATTCTTGGGGTTACTCCTATCTTCGCCCTTGATACCCTATGGGATGGAAGGGCTTTATTAATAAGCAAGCCATAATATTCTCGTTCTTTCTTGCAAATTGTATCCTCCAGGTAAGACCTCAAAGGGTTTACCAATCAGTGGTTGTAGACCATGCTTATCTTCGTATAGCACATTCACTGTATGATTCTGGCACAATCCATATCCTTTTGGTGGCAATCTGTTCCCAACCCTTACTGGCTTTGACCTTGATAATAAAGCTGTTTATGTGTATGTAGAAAATTTATGCGACAAGCCCTTAAATGTTAAAAAGCTATTTCTTGATAACCAAGATGTAACATCTCAAATCGCTAATCATATAAGGGCTATCCCGGCTTTTGGAAAGGATTGCTTAGTGGTTAGCCTAAGCAGACCTTTAAACCAGGGGGAATTTGCCACATTTAAATTGGAAACAGAAGAAGGTAATATAGCGGAAGCTACTGTAAGGGTTTTTTCCTTTTTCCCGATCACCTCGTGGGATGGTGACGACCGACAGGAACTGGATTTTGATTCTCGCCCTTTCTTGAACCTTTACACGTCTAATCCAGAAAAGCTCGTTGAATTTAAGAACAGGTCTCCGAATATGGTTAATTTATTGTTTGATGACCCTGTAGGTATGGATATAAAGAGCAGCTCCTCCAATGGGAATAGCCAGATTTTAACTACTGTCTGCCTTAGAGATGCGGAAAAGTTTCGCGCGTACTTCATATATGGTGAACTCGCCGATTCGCTTGCGATTAATCCCTGTGAAGGAGTTTATTACTTGCATCGTCCCCTCAAAGATGGTTATGAAGCCCAACTTGGGATAGAGAGGGAAATTGGGAAGATAAATCGGGGAATAAGAGAAGTTAGTGAACTTCTTAAAATTGGTGACCTATTCCAAATGGCTGAATCGTCCAATCCCCAGGTTGAGACATATTCTATTCTTTGTGGGGATAAAGGTATCATAGTCATCCTTATAAATCACGATTACGGAGGTAAACTTATTTATATTTTGCTTTTACTTCCTTTCCAACTTATCAAGGCTTCCCCGGATGCTTTTATCTCTCAGCTTAAAACTTTAAACTTGTGTCCTCAAAATGCCTATCTTGGAGATGTAGTGAAGGTAAGAGTTCACGCAAGAGATTTTCTCAAATATCCAATCCTTTTGGATAATAAACCAATTGGTTATATGCTCTGCCGGACGAACGGAGACATTGAAGAATTTAGTTTATCTCCCTTTCCCGCAAAGAGTCTCGTTTCGGTTAAAAGTTTTCCCCGCTACAAATACTTCCTGAATAGTCATGCTACTGTGTGTGGGATGCTTCTTGACCATCTTGGGTTGAGAGGAAACGAGAACGAGAAAAGTTTCGTTGCAAGCATTAATTTATTTATAGAAAAATGCATATGCAACCAACAGGGACAGCCTCTCATTTACGATATCGCAAAAGGTCTTCAAGATTTCGCCACTTATAAAAAGAGAAAGCTCTTAATAAGGGGGGCACGGCAAAGAGCAAAAGAAAGGAGGGAAGCGGATACGTTTTTGGGGGTTGGGCAACTTATAATGGGAAAAGAGACGTACCTTGTTCTCTGGGATGCAAAAATGGATAATTTCCTGGCTAAAAATTGGAATGGTTCGCATACAAACATAATCGTTACAGAGGTTAGCTTGGGGAAATGGTGAAAAGCGGGTTTAACCTGTTTTGGATATTGAGCAGTGCTTCGCGTTGATTTATAATTATTGTCGGGAAGAGATATGCTTGCTTGAGTAGCAAGCAATAAAAATTTTTATGGAGGCGATTACTATGAAAAGGGGTCTCTGTTTATGCTATCTTATTTTTGGCTTCATTATTTTCTCATTGACGCAACAGGGACGATTCAATGAGGGGGAAAAGTATTTTAATCAAGGTAATTATAGTAAAGCAATGTCAATATTTAGAGAGATTTATCAGAGAAAAACGAAAGACGAATTAACCGCAAAATCCGCTTTGAGATTGGGGCAATGTTATCTGGCTTTTAAATCATATGAAAACGCAAGGCAGTTCTTCAAGGAAGCACATAAATGGGGCGGGGCTATAGCTGATGAAGCCCAAATGGGAATAGCTTTAACCTATCTTGGAGAGAAAAAATATGACATAGCAATTGAGAACCTTACGAGCCTCATATCGCAATCCTATAGGGAGGAAATCCTCGCCTACTCCCATTATAATAGGGCGCTGTGCTATGAGGGGAAAAATTGGATTAAGAAGGCTATGGAAGACTTACAGGAAGCGAGGAAGAGGGCTAAAAAAGATGATAACCTCCTTCAAGCGATAAAAGAGGAGCTCAAAAAGTGCGAGTCTTTATATAAGGAATTCCAAGAGAAGGAAAATTCCTACCTCCAGAAAATAAAAGCAGACGAAGCTTTCGGCGATTACGAGAGCTGTGCCGGTTCCCTCAGAGAGCTCGCAAGGCTTTGCGAGGATTGGGGAGAGATGGATAAGGCTATTGACTACGAACTTCAAGCTATTGAGTACTCCCAATCGGAGGAGTTCCGAGCAGGAAGTTTGATGAATATCGCCTGGCGCTACTGCAAGGAGAAAAAATATGAGGCATCCGCCAAGACCTTCAAAAAAGTAGTGGATGAATATCCCTACAGCCAATACGCAGCTGAAGCTCTTTTGCGGGCAGGAGATATGTATTCTTCAGCGGGTAAAAATGAAGAAGCTATGAGATGTTATCAGGAATTTCTTGAAAAATTCCCAAATGACGAAAAGGCGTCAACTGTGATGCTAAACTTGGCTTGGGCTTTGTTTGGGAAGGGCGAGGAGAGCTCTATGGAAAGTTTATTTGAGAAGGTAGCGAAAAGCTTTCCCCAAACTGAAATCGGCTACTTCGCCCTCGGCTATCTCAATGAACTAAGGGGAAAATATAAGGAAGCAATAGAAGCATATAAAAAATGTCAAGATTATAATGGAGCATATTATTTCCTCGCTACTAATGGTATAGGCGTTTGTCTTTATAACATGGGTAAATCGGACGATATTGCAAGTCTGCGGGAATGTTTCAAAGTTTATGCTTCCCTCCTCCGAAGGGAGGATACCCCTGAACCTATAAAACAACAAGCTATGTATTTAGCAACCTTAGCTTCATTGAATCCACGATTAGATAGGAATCTGGGGTATAAGCAGCTTTGGGAGATAAAGGATTTGCTTTTAGAGGATGAGGGTTCATTTCTTCCTTATTTAATGAAGACTCAGGTTTATCTCGCCCTCAGCAGGTGTTATTTACAGATAGGCGAGCTGGAGAAAGCTGTAGAACTTTGGTCATCAGGTATTCCCTATGTTATTCCGAATGTGTCCCCATCTATTGATTTCCTTCACCTCCTATCTTCTAAGTTTTCTCCTATCGTTCAACAATCAAATATTTTCTCCAAATATGGTGGAAACATAGATAAATGCAGTTTCGCCTCAATTGAAAGCTTCTTCTTCCCCAAAGGCAGAGATTATCCCGAGGTTTATGTCATATACGGAACGCACCGTGATTCCCAATGGAAATCGTTTTATGAGAGCGTTGTCAAGGAAATGATTTCCTCTGATACTTTCATAACCTACCCTGAAGACAAAATCAAAGTTATGAAAGACGAGGAGGCAACAGATGAGGATTTGAAAAAGGCAAATCTATTGTTAATTGGCTCGCTAAGCGATAACTCGGTAATTGAGAAAATTAGGGATTCCCTTCCGATAAAGTTGGGTGACAAGTTCGTAGAGATAAGGGAAAGAAGATACGAAGGCGATGCTATCTTCCTTATTATGAATGTTCCCAGTCCCTTCAACAAAGAGAAACAGGTTTTGATAATCTGGTCTACTAATCCTGCTATTTCCTCTAAACAAATGAAGGGACTTTTTGGGTGGCCACTAAATTATGTTATTTCCAAAGGTGGGTTTCCCTCTAAAGAGGAATCTATCCTTGAGGCTGGTTTCTTCTACGAATGCCCGGATGGTAAATTAGAAGCATTTTAAAATTCTCCAAATTGTGGAAGTTCTTATATCCAGTTTAATGAATAGGAGAAGGAAAAAGTATATTTGCCTTTGGCTCGTTTATTCTAACCATAGTGGTTGGGCAGTTGTTCATTTTAGTTCGTCAAAATGCGCCAATTCTTGTTAGATACAAATTTGGGGTCATCCTCTGAACGCTATAATTGGCGCTTTACCTTTGGCAGAAGTTGATGTCCAGAGAAGATGCCTGCTTGGAGCCCTTATGGGTTTCTGCGGAGTTATATACAGTTTTATAATTGGCTGGTTTTTAGCTCATTCCGTTAAAGATAGGCATCCTTATATTAGCATGTATAATTTAATGGCGATAGCATCTATAGCCGTTATTTTTGGAATAGGCGGTTTAATAGGGGGATAATAGCGGACAAGATACATAT carries:
- a CDS encoding tetratricopeptide repeat protein — translated: MKRGLCLCYLIFGFIIFSLTQQGRFNEGEKYFNQGNYSKAMSIFREIYQRKTKDELTAKSALRLGQCYLAFKSYENARQFFKEAHKWGGAIADEAQMGIALTYLGEKKYDIAIENLTSLISQSYREEILAYSHYNRALCYEGKNWIKKAMEDLQEARKRAKKDDNLLQAIKEELKKCESLYKEFQEKENSYLQKIKADEAFGDYESCAGSLRELARLCEDWGEMDKAIDYELQAIEYSQSEEFRAGSLMNIAWRYCKEKKYEASAKTFKKVVDEYPYSQYAAEALLRAGDMYSSAGKNEEAMRCYQEFLEKFPNDEKASTVMLNLAWALFGKGEESSMESLFEKVAKSFPQTEIGYFALGYLNELRGKYKEAIEAYKKCQDYNGAYYFLATNGIGVCLYNMGKSDDIASLRECFKVYASLLRREDTPEPIKQQAMYLATLASLNPRLDRNLGYKQLWEIKDLLLEDEGSFLPYLMKTQVYLALSRCYLQIGELEKAVELWSSGIPYVIPNVSPSIDFLHLLSSKFSPIVQQSNIFSKYGGNIDKCSFASIESFFFPKGRDYPEVYVIYGTHRDSQWKSFYESVVKEMISSDTFITYPEDKIKVMKDEEATDEDLKKANLLLIGSLSDNSVIEKIRDSLPIKLGDKFVEIRERRYEGDAIFLIMNVPSPFNKEKQVLIIWSTNPAISSKQMKGLFGWPLNYVISKGGFPSKEESILEAGFFYECPDGKLEAF